GGCTGATCGTTCGGCGGATCGAACCGGAGCATGTAGGGCGTGCGCCGCGGGTAGCCAGTGAGCGTGTAGCGCCCGTCCCGGTCGGTGAAGGTGACGTTGCGAAGGGGCGGGATCATCGATCCGGGCACCCAGGCGGCCGATGTAACGCGAACCCCCGCGAGCGGTTTCCCCGTGTCCGCCGCAGTAACTGTTCCGCGGACCGCGCCGCCGGGGGCGACCGCGTGCGTGAATTTCGCCGGGTACACGTCGTTCGGGCCGATCAAGGGATCCCACGCGAGCCGGTTCGTGATGGTGAGCTTCTCCCCGGGCCGGGTCATCACCTGGATGTAGTGCGTTTCGATCGTCGGCCCGTCCACGCGCAGCCCGACCACGCGCTCGTTACCCAAACCGGTCAGTTTGAAGAGCCCGTCCTTATCGGTGGTGGCCGATTGGGTGAGTTCCAGGTCGGCGGCGGGGATCGAAATGCCGACCTGGTGGCGGTCGGGTGGGTAATCGGTACCGGTCACGGACTTCAACCACGGGCCGAGGTCACCGGCGATGTTGAAGAACACCATCACCGGGCGGACGGTCACCTCGGCCACGGGTTTGCCTTCGAGATCGATGACGCGCCCCTCGATTGGCACGTCCGTTTTCGCCAACGTCAGTTCAATGTTCTGGTTCCACTTCTCGCCGATCAGGTCGCCGGTGTGCGAGGCGCACGGGCCGAACCCGTCCGCGAGAACCGTGAGATTGCCCCACGGGTTGAACGGGCGAAAGGGCGTGCGCCCGCGGATCACGACGTCGAGCTTGAACTTGCCCTCCGCGTCGGTCCTACCGGTGACCGGCGCGGGGTACAGTTCGGCCGGGTCCGCGTGGAACTGCCCGTGTGCGTTGGCCGGTTTCTGTCGCCACACCACGGTCGCTCCGCCTACGGGCTTGCCGGCCGGCCCCACGACGCGCCCGGCGACCGTCGCCGGCTCACCGGCACCAATCGCGTCGGGCGCGATCACCACGGCCTTTGAGTTCGGAGCGGGCGCGTCCGGTTTCGGGTCGACCGATTTCGTGATCGGTAGTGGTTGTTGGGTCGGTTCGTTCAGCCCGGCGGCGTACAGGCCGACACACAGCGCGCCGATGGCGGCCGTACCGAGGAGGAATTTCGCGCTCGTTGTGAACGGAGTCATGGCTGGCCTCGCGAGTTCGAGTACGGGGGCCGGGGCGGAACCGTCCGCGACCCGGAGCGTGGCAGCAAACAGTTCGGCGGACGCGGTCGCGGACGAACCGAACCCGGCGAGCGCGGTCAACAGTCCGGCGCCGAGTGTTACCCCTCTGCACTCCAGAGCGGCGCGGAGCTTCTCGCGCCCGCGCTCCAATCCGGCTTTGACGGACCCCGCGGTCCAGCCGAGTTGGGCGGCGGCCTCGTCGCGACTGAGGCCGTCGAGGTAGCACAGAACGAGCGGTAGCCGGAAGCGATCGGGCAGCGCGTCCAGCGCTTCGTGAAGTGCGGCGACGGCTTCGCGCCAGGACAGATCGGCCGCGGGCTCCGGCGCAACGGCCCCGGCCCGCGCCGCGGCCGTCTCGCGCCGGTCCTTCCGCACGCGGCTCCGGACGGCGCGAACCGCGACCCGGTGAGCGACGGCGAACAGCCACCCGCCGAGAGAGGCGGAGCCATCGCTCCGAATACGATTCGCCTGTTGGACGAGAACGAGGAATGTGGCCTGGAACGCGTCCTCAACGTCGGCCGGGGTAGAGAGCACCTGACGACAGGCCGCGAGGACCGCTCGCTCGTGCCGGCGCACGAGTTCGGCGAATGCACCTCCGTCCGAGCCCGACCGGGACCGGTGGAGGAGCTGCCGGTCGGTCGCGGCAGCGAGGGCCGGGTCGCGGGGTCGCAACCGGTGCGCGAGGTGTGTGAGTGGGGTCCGATTCATGGCGGTCTCCGGGGCACCTTCAAGATGCCCACGCGCCACTCAACGGCACACAGTTTTCCCAAACGAGGTGAAAAGTATTCCCGAAATGTTAGCGGATCGAAACTAGAGATGGTACAACGCGCGGACTGAATCGGATTGTCCACTTGTTTCCGCCACCCGTCATCGGTCCTCTTCTGAAACCGCTGCCAACGTGTAATCGACCAGAGTTCCGGTGCCAAGTCCGCACCGTGAGTTGGAACACACGTGTTCAAATTGAACGCTGCACACATCAGGTCGCTTCAAAACCGCCACGAGAGCAAGAAGGGTGAGAGTGGCGGCTTCGACGCTCGACATTGGTATCAAATCCCCACAGCAAACGACCGTTCTTTCGTTTTCTCCTCCAAAGCGGTCTTTCTCGTGTCCGCGTCAGTGCGGAGACATCTAGGCAATCGAAACACTCTCTCGCTGCTGACGATGGCTCATTTGCAGTGGTGTTTGCCGGGCCAGAATTGTTCCACAGTTCTTCCACAGTTGAAGTGGAGATTCCACAGTTCCAAGCGTTTCCACGCATTGGATGTTGACCCATGCAAAGCGAGGCGATAAGCTTCAAACCTTAGAAAACGTTGTGGTTTGGAGCGCTTTCTGAAGCTGTTAGGTCGTGATTCACACGGACGAAGTCACAGGTTCAAATCCTGTATCGCCCACTCTGCTTTAAGTCCTTTCAGCCGAAGCAGTTACTGCTTACTCCGGCGCGTGCCGGGTGCGGCTTCCAGATGACGGATTCTGCGGAACGATTCCGCAGAATCCCATTCGGAGGTTCCGCACCGTGTCCCGTACTCGCAATCTCGCCCCGTCCTACATCCCCCACAACAAATCCGGTCGCGGCCGACTCCAGTGGTACGATGCCATCGGAAACCGGCACGAAAAACTTCTCCCCGGCCCGTTCAACTCTCCCGAGTCTCTCGCGGCGAAAGCCCGGCTGGAACTCGAACTCGTTACGTCCCCTCTCGGCGCACCGATCAATCCGAAAACGTTGACCGTGGTCGAAGTGATGGCCGCGTACCTCGACCACGCCGAGTGCCACTACCGCGACCCGGACGGGAACCCATCCGAGGAACTTCGGCACCTCAAAACTGCCCTTCGGTACGTCCGCGTGCTGTACGGTTCACTACCCGTCATCGAGTTCGGGCCGCTCGCGCTCAAAGCCGTCCGGCAGAAGTTCGTTGACTTGAAGTGGTCCCGCAAGACCGTCAACGCCCGCGTCGAGCGCGTGCGCCGGATGTTCGAGTGGGGCGTCGCCGAAGAGCTAATTCCCGTGTCCGTGAGTCAGGCACTCAAGACCGTGAAGGGGCTCCGGCAGGGGCGCACCACGGCTCGCGAAACGGAACCGATCAAGCCGGTCCCCGACGCGGTCGTTGACGCGACCCTGCCCCACGTCAACCGGCACGTCGCGGGGCTCATCGAGTTCCAGCGCTTGACCGGGAGCCGGCCGGGTGAAGCGTGTCGGGTACGCCGGTGCGATATCGACACGACCGGGAACACGTGGCTGTACAAACCCAAGAGGCACAAAACCGCCTGGAAGGGAAAAACGCGAACCATCCCCATTGGCCCCAAAGCTCAAACACTGCTGCGTGAGTTCTTCACCTCAGAACCAACTGACTACCTGTTCTCGCCCGCGCGGGCGGTGGAGGAGTTCCGCGCCAAGCGGAGCGCGAACCGGAAGACGCCTAAGTACCCGAGTGAGGCCACCCGGAAGCACGCCCGGCGCGCTGGTGCGAAACTGATTCGGCCACCGGCCGCGCGCTACAACCGGCTCGCGTACCTGACGGCAATCACGCGCGGGTGCGACCGGGCGTTCCCGCCCGTGGATGAGCTGGCACGGCGAGAAAAGGAGTCTGCCGCGAAGTGGTGGGCACGACTCGCGAGCGAACAGCGGGTCGCGGTGAAGGAATGGCGGCGCGGGCACCACTGGCACCCGAACCAACTGCGTCACAATTACGCGACCCGGGCGCGAAAGCTGTTCGGACTCGAAGGCGCTCAAGCCGTGCTGGGTCACGCCAAAATAAACACGACCGAGTTGTACGCAGAAAAAACGAACGATTAGCATCCTCGATTGCCGTGCAAATCGGCTAAAATAACAACGCATTATTCACATCATCAAGCCCGCGGCTAAACCCGCGGGCTTCATTGTTTCCATGCCAACTTTATTCAAGTTGAACAAAATCACGGAACACATCAGACGTAATGCAAGTCAACTAAAAAACAACCATGTGACAAAATTAACTACCTCACATTGACACCATGTTGCGACAATCTGTACACCACCCATAGGTGGCTATGCACAAAGGGCTTTGAGTGGAAAGGCTTGCAATGTTTGAAACATCGGCCGCGGAGTTCCTCGTGACGCTTCTCGCGGTGATATGGGTTCTGTCTCAGTGCGCGGTGCTGGGTACCGACCAGATGCTGACGGTTTCAATGGTGTGCCGCAATATCCCCGGTTCCCGTGGGGCGAAGCGGATCAGCCCATCGACGGTCGCAAGATGGATCGCGGAGGGATGCCCGGGACGCGCCGGAGGGCGTATCAAGCTGCGGGCAACTCGTGTCGGTTCGCGGTGGCTGGTTCGGCCAGAGGATTTGGAGACGTTCTTCTCTCAACTCGCCGAAAGCCCGGACGTGGGAGCGACTGCTCCCGAATCGCAACGAATGAGCACTGCGAAGCGCGAACAGCAAGTGAATGCGGCGGATGAGAAGTGTCGCCGCAAACTCGAAAACGTGAAGAGTTGAATCAACCGGAATGAGGCTAAGAGACGGATTCACAAACGGAGAAACGGGTTGGGTTCCCCGCCAGGAGTGCCCCAACCCGTTTCTCGGAGGTCTAACTCGTGGATATTATAACCGACAACTCAAACAACAGCAAGGCTAGTAAGGCAGAGGACATCGCGGATGTTGCCTCCACCAGTCTTAAGAGTGCGCTATTACCCAGTCTTAAGAGTGCGCTATTACGACACGACGAGCGCGACGCGGAGAAATGCGGGTCGCCACACATCGCGAACGGTCCACACGGCTCATGGTGGGCGCCGTGTGGTCGCCCGAAGTGCTGCCGCCAATGCCGCGACGTGTTTGCCCGGCGCATGACCCAATGCTTTTGGGTGTCGTTTAGAGAGCTACCGCCCGACTTCCACGCGGTCTTACACCCGAAGCCCGAAACGATCGACCGATTCAAGGACAACGTGACGAAGTTCACGCGGACCGTGGTTCGCGTCGCGAAATTGGAGTGGGCCAGAGTGTTCGAGTGGGTGCGCGGTGTGATTCACGCGCACCTGCTGCTCCGAGGGCGATTGACGCGCGATCAACTCAAGCGGTTGCGGAACGTGCGGGGATTGCGCGTCACATGTGCTCGCGTTCGCAACGTTCAGGGAATGGCCGCCTACTTCTGGAAGCACACGAGCCGTCCCCAGAAGAAAGCGGAACTCGCTCCGACCTCGAACCGCGGCCGACTCTATTCCGTCTCGCGCCGCTTCCTGACTCAAAAGTTCGCGGAGCTACGAAAGCAGGTCCGTGCCGAACGTGCTGCACGACTCGAAGGGCAGGTGCGCCATGTCTGAGCAGGCCGCAAGTATCTCTGCCCCGGTCGTGAAGACCATTACGTTCAACGGCAAATTGTACTTCGCCCCGTTCGCCGATCTGCTACCGCCGCTGACCGAGTGCGAACGTGACGAACTACAGGCCGACATCGAAACCCGGGGCGTTTTGGTGCCCGTGATCGTAACCCCCGAAGACGAGGTAATCGACGGACACAACCGTGCCGAAATCGCGGACCGGCTGAGCAAGGCGGTTCCGATCGAGGTGAAGAACTTCGGCAGTGCCGCGGAGAAGAGAACGGCCGCACTGTACCTCAACCTCCACCGACGGCACGTGAGTGCTGACGAGAAACGCAGGTTGATCCGCGAGGAGCTTTTGGTCAACGCGGGAGCTTCGGACCGGAGCATTGGCGCCAAGGTCGGGGCGGACAACAAGACCGTGGCGAAAGAGCGGAGCGAACTGGAACGGCGTGAGGAGATTCCTCACGTCGAAAAGCGAACCGATACGATCGGCCGCAGCCAACCCGCAAGCAAGAAACTGCCGATAGCGAGCGAGGGCACGCCAACCAATGCCAGGGACGATTTTATTCAAGTTGAACAAAAGCCGCCCCCGGCGACCCGTGATCGCCACGCTGCGAAATCGCCCCAGCCCCCATCAACTCCCGCGGCCCCGACCCACACGGAGGCGCTTGGTCCGAAGTTTAAGAAGTGCCTGACCGAATTGCGGAAACTCCTAGGGGAACTCGAATCCGAGAAGGGTCAAGCACCCGTTCAAGATGCTGCGGAGAAAAACAAAGTCCCTGTGTGGGTGGGTGACAAGGGGCTGCGTTGGGAGTGGCTCGACGGTGTGGAGAACACGCTTACGGAACTGAGGGTGAAGCTGTGACACTCGCCGAACTCCACGATTGGACGGTGGAATGCCAGGACGCACCTGACACCCGGCTTCGACAGGTGGCCGCAGAAGTGTTGCGACTCCTCCGTGAGCGTCCGGACCTTGTAACCACCGAGTACCAGACGCTCCGCGAAGACCTTCGACGCCTCCGATACGACAACGCCTCACTGTTGAAGGAAGTGGCCAGGCTCCGCGGGTTGGTGAACGCCCAGAACCCGGCGCCGTGGGAGCGCGAGTAGCTGTGCGGGGCACCGGGTAAGGGGGTTTTCGAGATCGGGGATCAAGGCCGGAGACCGTCCCGCCCCCGTCGCAGACAGTTGACCAGCGGACAAGTGTTTTTTGTGACCGAAACCAGTTCTTACCAATGAAAGGATTGACCATGAGAGGCGGAAATAATCGCATACCACCTTCAGAACACCTCGCGCGGGGAACGTACCGCGCCAACCGGCACAGCAAACTGCCGAACGACTCGATCACGAACCCGCCGCTCGCATCCGACCCGCCCGCGGAACTGACCGACCGAGGGCGTGCGGTCTGGGAGGACTTGTACCCCATCGTGACCTCGCTCGGCATCGTCACCGAAGCCGAGCGGCACACCTTCGCGATGTTCTGCCTCTACCAGGGATACCACATCGAGGCGGCCGAACACGTGAAGTTAGAGGGGATGTTTAAGAAGCCCAAGCGGGGCGAGAGTGCGGAGGGCGTGCAATACAGCAGGTGGTATAGGCTGATGAACGATTCCGCAGTGATGTCTATTAAGCTCGCGTCCTGTCTCGGGCTGACGCCAACAGACCGGCACCGCGTCGCCCGGGTCAATCGCGCCACGGAGCAACTCTCCGAGCCGCACGCGCGCCCGCTCACCGATCTGGACCGACTCCTTCCCTTCGGGCCGCCGAAGGACGGGGCGTAAGGCGATTTTGTTCAAGTTGAATAAATGCCCCCGCCTCTGGTCTTTTCTGGGGGCGGTTTTCTCTCTTCTTTCTTTCGGGGCGGTTTGAAACAACACCCGCCCTCTTCACGGAGATTCCCATGTCATGGCTACGAAGCAACGGTGAAAACCCATCAAATCCCGTCCCGCCCCAGCTACCAAAGCTGACGGACGATCTGGGATACAAGACTGTACTGGACCGCCGCGACAAGGTGGCCGCGGAACACAGAGCCGTCCGGGGCGACCGGGACGATGTCGAAAAGTCGCTCGTCACATTCGGGGACACGCGCCCGCTCTCGGACGTTCAGATCGAGGCAATGCGGATCACGTCGGACGGTGCGAGTGCTGAACAGCAGGAACACAGGAGACTGGCCGAACGCGGCCGCGAACTCGCGCACCAGGAAGAGGTACTCGCCACGGCACTCGGGATGATGGAAGAGAAGCTGAGGGGGGAGTGCAGTCGAGCGCGGGCGAAGTTGTCCCTGGAGGTGTTCGAGAAGAGTTATCGCCCGGCGGTTCGTAACGCGGCAAAAGCGTTACTCTCCGCGGTCCGTGAAATGCTCGATCTGCGGAAGTTTCAAGGCGAGATTCGCGCGGCCGATTTGCTCGACGGACCGAATACCCTGATGCCCCTCCCGCTCTACGAACTCGACGGGCGACTCGATCCGCTGAAGTTGATCCCCGCTCTCGAAGAGCAGGAATTTATCACCGCAGAGGAAGCGCGGGCACTTCGCACCGAGTTCGCAACGAACGGGTAACGCTCCCTGTTCGGGGGCGCGTCACTAAGTCGGCGCGCCTCTTCACCCTTCCTACGTGAGAACTCCTATGAGGAACGAGTACGCCAGCCAGTCGGCGAGTGATTTAAACGGAAGCCAGTTCGACGGCAACTGGTCCGCAGAGGCACTGGAACGGCGCAAACACATCCAGTTGTGGCACGCTCGTGGCCGGGCACACGACGCTCACGACGAAGAGATCGAGCGGAAGATGCGGGCCGGGGAACTCGTGAACCGCACGCAGGGGTACGTGAAGCCGGGTGCAACTCGCCCTACTGGTCCGTCTATCGCTCGATGTCGGGTATGGGGTAGAGGGCCTTGAGCTTCACGCGGGCATCGGCGGTGGTGAACTGCCACCGGGTGCCCGCCTTCGCGGCATTGCGAGCCGCGGCCCACGCGCCCAGGGCCGTTTCCATCTCGGTTTTTGTCTCGAATCGCCGCTTCCCCAGGCACTGGCGCGACAGCACGCTGAGTTCCATTTCGGCCACGTTCAACCAGCTCCCGTTCACCGGCGTCTGCACCACGCGCAACCGGCGCCGCAAGCGCCCCGCGGTCTCGGCGTCAAACGCCTTGTACAAGTTGGCGATGTTGTGCGTGTTCAGGTTGTCACAAACCAGCGTCACCAGTTCCGCCTCGGGGTAATCGACGTCCAATAGGCACCGGACCTCCTCGGCCCAATCGCAACCCGTGCGGCTGTCGCGGCACCCGACCCGGCGCCACCCGTCGAGGGGGTTGTAAAACATGAACAGTGAACAGGTTCCGTGGCGCGCGTACTTGTCATCGACGCGCCGCGCCCGGCCGGGCGCAAGTGGAAGTGGGTCGAACACGTCACTGAGCAGCTGCCGCGCCGCTTCATCCATGCCGATCAACGGGTGCTTCGCGTCGTATCGGGCTTGGTAGACATCGAGGACGTTTTCCATCGCGGCGACGAACCGGGGCCGGTCCCCCCGACGCGATGCAGAAGCGCTCGACCTTCCAGGGCTGGAGCTCATTTTTTTCTATGCCGGCAAGCCTGACTGGTGGTGCAGAAGGCGTTGAGTGATGATGGGTTGCGCCTCCACGGAGTGTTCGTATGGCCCGTCGCACCTGTCGTCCCGCGCCAACCGCCGAGCAAACGCTGACCCCGGTCGCCACCGCGTGTGTGGCGTGCGGGCATCACCTGTACCTCGACTACTCCAACTTCCGCACCGTCACCACGCTGGCCGGCGTCGCCCGGTACACACTGCGCATCGGCCGCTGCCGTCACCGCCCGTGTGACCTGTATTCGGTCCCGTTCCGACCCGAGGCCGAAGGCCGAATCGCCCTCCCGCACCACGAGTTCGGGCTCGACGTCGTCGCGTACGCCGGCAACCGCCGGTACACCGCGCACCGGACCGCGCCCGAGATCCACGCCGAACTCGTTGCCCGCGGTGTGGCCCTGTCAGTTCGCACGGTCACCAACCTGCTCCACCGGTTCGACGAGCTGCGCACCTTGGGTGCCACCAACCCGGACCGGATGCGCCCGGCGTTCGAGAAGCAGGGGCGGGTATTACTCGCGCTCGACGGGCTCCAGCCGGACGTCGGGCACGAGGTGCTGTGGGTGATCCGCGACGTGCTCAGCGGGCGTGTGGTCCTGGCCAAGTCGCTGCTGTCGGCGTGCCGGGCGGATCTGGCCGCCTTGCTGGCCCAGGCCGCCGAAGCCGTCGGGGTGCCGATCGCCGGGGTCGTGTCCGACGGGCAGCACTCGATCCGCAACGCGGTGGCCCAAGCGCTGCCCGGAGTGCCGCACCAGTTGTGCCAGTTCCACTACCTGCGGGAGGCGGCCGGGCCGGTTTACGAGGCCGACCGGCACGCCAAGAAGGAGCTCAAGAAGCGCGTCCGCGGGGTGCGCGAGGTCGAGCGTCGAGTCGAGGACCGGAGCGATGCGGAGGCGGAGGTCGTGCGCGGGTACTGTTCCGCGGTCCGCAGCGCGCTGACCGACGACGGGCGTCCGCCGCTGGACTCGGCCGGGCTGCGGCTGCGCGGGCGGCTCGACGCGGTGGCGGGGAGCCTGAAGAAGCTGGGCGCGGGGAAAAAGGGGCGGGCCGGGAGCTGACCCGGTTGCACGGAATGATCACACGCGGGCTCGAAGGGACGGCGGCACTGTTCGCGCCGGTGAAGGAGCTGTTCGATCGGGTGTACCGGGTCGCCCACGAGCTCTCGAACTACGACGGCCGGACCGGGGCCGGGGTCCGCGCCCGGTGGGACGAACGGGTCCGGGAGATGGACGCGATGAGCCGACAGCGCCCCGACCTGTCCGAGCCGCTGGATCACTTCGTGAAGGTGAGCCGCAGTTACGAGCCGGGCTTGTTCCACACCTACGACGTGGGGGACCTGCCGCGGACCAACAACGACCTGGAGCAACTGTTCGGGAGCCACCGGCACCACGAGCGGCGGTGCAGCGGTCGGAAAGTGGCGTCGCCGGGGCTGGTCGTGCGCGGGAGCGTGCGGCTGGTGGCCGGGCTGATGACGCGGCTGGGCGAGGCGACGGCCGAGGAGTTGGCACCGACGTCGGTGCTCGCCTGGCGCGAGTTGCGAGAGGAGCTCGGGTTTCGTGAAGCGGCCCGGACCCAACAGCGGCAGTTCCGACGCGATCCCGCCAGCTACCTCAAAAGCCTGGAAAACCTGGCCCGCCAGTCAGGCTTGCCGGCATAGCTTTTTTCAGGCACGTGCGCACGGTCTCGGGGCACACGTGTGTCACCACCTGGAGTCGGACCAATTCGTCGCAGAGCAGTTGTAGGGTCCAGCGCTCGCGCCCGGTCGGTGGGTCGCTACAACAGAGCGTGACCAGGTGGGCCTCGGCCTGGCCGTCGAGAACCTGGGGCACGCCGGCATCGCGTCGCGTCGCGCGGGTCAACGTGCGGTCCATCCCACCCTGGACGAATTTCTTGCGGATGCGCTCGAGTTGCCGGACCGAAACCTGGACCTGGGCGGCGATGTACGCATCCGTGCGTTGCCCCTCGGGATGGGCTTCGTCGGCCAAGAGAAGGATCGTGGCCCAGCGCTTCCGGGCCACACCGATCGAGCTTTGGCGCGTCACGCGCTCGAGTTCGGCCCGCTGATCGTCCGAGAGGACGACCTTGTGCTTCGGCGTGGACCTCGGCATCCTTGCCTCCGGGTGGGGGATTCATCAGGCCACAGCCTACCCCATACCCGACATCGAGCGATAGACAGACCACTACGCTCCTCATACCGCTCCTGGCAAAAGACCGGTCGTTCGACTGGTATGCCTCCGTTCACGAAGCCAGTCACGCGGTCGCGGCCCTGTCGCACGGGTGTCAGGTCACGCGCGTGCTCGTGACTGGGGGGCGCGGCTACACAGAGTACAGTGCCCCGCATACGCGGCACGCTGGAGCCGTCATCCTTTTCGCGGGGCCGATTGGTGAGGGCATGTTGACCGACTCCGAGAAATTCCTCGACAATTCACACGGCGATTACTGCGCGTTGACCAAGTTGGGGCTGTCACCGGACGAGCGCACGGCCGCGCGTGCCGATACGATCAAGCTCCTCGCGGCGAAACAAAAGAAGATCGAACTGTTCTCTTATTGGCTCGCGCAGTGGGGCGTAATGGACGGGTACGAGGCCGAAAAGTTATTCCGCGGGTACTGAATTCAATTGGGTACCGGCGTTGCCGCGAGCGTTCCGCGCCCGGGTCGGGAAGTAGACACCCCGGAAACGGAGCGGGCCAGGGATCATTTCCCTGGCCCGCTCCGTTTCGTGCAACAGTGGCCGTCTGCGTCAGGCTGTCGAGCAGTGGACGGAGACGAACAAGGGCAATTACGGTACCAGTTGATTAAACCAGTTTTTTGAGCTTAGAGAGCACGAATTCTCGTGCTGCTTCGTAGTCCTTCTCTCGCTCGAATCCGTGACGTGGGATAATGGCGAAGGACATTCCAGTGACGTAAATGTACAAACTCTCCCCAACCTCCTTCACGCCTTTCATGTCTTGCCAATGTACGACTGACACAACGGAATCCGTCCGCTCGGTAAGGGTGTCTTCGGTCAACACCAAAGTGATGCGGCTAATCACCCCTCGTGTTCCCAATTCTTGAGCAAATGTTCGGAACCCTGAGCTGAGATTTGCCCTACGAATGCCCGGGAATATGACAGCGTA
The Gemmata palustris DNA segment above includes these coding regions:
- a CDS encoding helix-turn-helix domain-containing protein, which codes for MPRSTPKHKVVLSDDQRAELERVTRQSSIGVARKRWATILLLADEAHPEGQRTDAYIAAQVQVSVRQLERIRKKFVQGGMDRTLTRATRRDAGVPQVLDGQAEAHLVTLCCSDPPTGRERWTLQLLCDELVRLQVVTHVCPETVRTCLKKAMPASLTGGPGFPGF
- a CDS encoding ISNCY family transposase (programmed frameshift), yielding MYLDYSNFRTVTTLAGVARYTLRIGRCRHRPCDLYSVPFRPEAEGRIALPHHEFGLDVVAYAGNRRYTAHRTAPEIHAELVARGVALSVRTVTNLLHRFDELRTLGATNPDRMRPAFEKQGRVLLALDGLQPDVGHEVLWVIRDVLSGRVVLAKSLLSACRADLAALLAQAAEAVGVPIAGVVSDGQHSIRNAVAQALPGVPHQLCQFHYLREAAGPVYEADRHAKKELKKRVRGVREVERRVEDRSDAEAEVVRGYCSAVRSALTDDGRPPLDSAGLRLRGRLDAVAGSLKKLRGEKGAGRELTRLHGMITRGLEGTAALFAPVKELFDRVYRVAHELSNYDGRTGAGVRARWDERVREMDAMSRQRPDLSEPLDHFVKVSRSYEPGLFHTYDVGDLPRTNNDLEQLFGSHRHHERRCSGRKVASPGLVVRGSVRLVAGLMTRLGEATAEELAPTSVLAWRELREELGFREAARTQQRQFRRDPASYLKSLENLARQSGLPA
- a CDS encoding IS630 family transposase; translated protein: MSSSPGRSSASASRRGDRPRFVAAMENVLDVYQARYDAKHPLIGMDEAARQLLSDVFDPLPLAPGRARRVDDKYARHGTCSLFMFYNPLDGWRRVGCRDSRTGCDWAEEVRCLLDVDYPEAELVTLVCDNLNTHNIANLYKAFDAETAGRLRRRLRVVQTPVNGSWLNVAEMELSVLSRQCLGKRRFETKTEMETALGAWAAARNAAKAGTRWQFTTADARVKLKALYPIPDIER
- a CDS encoding ParB/RepB/Spo0J family partition protein, with amino-acid sequence MSEQAASISAPVVKTITFNGKLYFAPFADLLPPLTECERDELQADIETRGVLVPVIVTPEDEVIDGHNRAEIADRLSKAVPIEVKNFGSAAEKRTAALYLNLHRRHVSADEKRRLIREELLVNAGASDRSIGAKVGADNKTVAKERSELERREEIPHVEKRTDTIGRSQPASKKLPIASEGTPTNARDDFIQVEQKPPPATRDRHAAKSPQPPSTPAAPTHTEALGPKFKKCLTELRKLLGELESEKGQAPVQDAAEKNKVPVWVGDKGLRWEWLDGVENTLTELRVKL
- a CDS encoding YcxB family protein, which produces MEVTYTTTLDDYVALCMHLTKQSSFMKRQVSLLWLLLPLGLLISAALLASSSPVGAAILIVVGVTYAVIFPGIRRANLSSGFRTFAQELGTRGVISRITLVLTEDTLTERTDSVVSVVHWQDMKGVKEVGESLYIYVTGMSFAIIPRHGFEREKDYEAAREFVLSKLKKLV
- a CDS encoding site-specific integrase, whose protein sequence is MSRTRNLAPSYIPHNKSGRGRLQWYDAIGNRHEKLLPGPFNSPESLAAKARLELELVTSPLGAPINPKTLTVVEVMAAYLDHAECHYRDPDGNPSEELRHLKTALRYVRVLYGSLPVIEFGPLALKAVRQKFVDLKWSRKTVNARVERVRRMFEWGVAEELIPVSVSQALKTVKGLRQGRTTARETEPIKPVPDAVVDATLPHVNRHVAGLIEFQRLTGSRPGEACRVRRCDIDTTGNTWLYKPKRHKTAWKGKTRTIPIGPKAQTLLREFFTSEPTDYLFSPARAVEEFRAKRSANRKTPKYPSEATRKHARRAGAKLIRPPAARYNRLAYLTAITRGCDRAFPPVDELARREKESAAKWWARLASEQRVAVKEWRRGHHWHPNQLRHNYATRARKLFGLEGAQAVLGHAKINTTELYAEKTND
- a CDS encoding P27 family phage terminase small subunit; the protein is MKGLTMRGGNNRIPPSEHLARGTYRANRHSKLPNDSITNPPLASDPPAELTDRGRAVWEDLYPIVTSLGIVTEAERHTFAMFCLYQGYHIEAAEHVKLEGMFKKPKRGESAEGVQYSRWYRLMNDSAVMSIKLASCLGLTPTDRHRVARVNRATEQLSEPHARPLTDLDRLLPFGPPKDGA
- a CDS encoding sigma-70 family RNA polymerase sigma factor: MNRTPLTHLAHRLRPRDPALAAATDRQLLHRSRSGSDGGAFAELVRRHERAVLAACRQVLSTPADVEDAFQATFLVLVQQANRIRSDGSASLGGWLFAVAHRVAVRAVRSRVRKDRRETAAARAGAVAPEPAADLSWREAVAALHEALDALPDRFRLPLVLCYLDGLSRDEAAAQLGWTAGSVKAGLERGREKLRAALECRGVTLGAGLLTALAGFGSSATASAELFAATLRVADGSAPAPVLELARPAMTPFTTSAKFLLGTAAIGALCVGLYAAGLNEPTQQPLPITKSVDPKPDAPAPNSKAVVIAPDAIGAGEPATVAGRVVGPAGKPVGGATVVWRQKPANAHGQFHADPAELYPAPVTGRTDAEGKFKLDVVIRGRTPFRPFNPWGNLTVLADGFGPCASHTGDLIGEKWNQNIELTLAKTDVPIEGRVIDLEGKPVAEVTVRPVMVFFNIAGDLGPWLKSVTGTDYPPDRHQVGISIPAADLELTQSATTDKDGLFKLTGLGNERVVGLRVDGPTIETHYIQVMTRPGEKLTITNRLAWDPLIGPNDVYPAKFTHAVAPGGAVRGTVTAADTGKPLAGVRVTSAAWVPGSMIPPLRNVTFTDRDGRYTLTGYPRRTPYMLRFDPPNDQPYVAFYGDVHSSEDGKPRTVDMKLPRGVLVSGTVTDKQSRKPLSAVVDYHPSSANTNLGAKYPVPKQATCDPKDGSFKLVVLPGDGLLAARISDPCRGAYLPGVGAEEVSWFDKTKNSFASAHLGFPRSFYDSYVGIAPKADSDPLKIDLKLDPGVTAAARFVDPDGTPLTGCSLMTTGHGPDVQDIRDLPTDRVTLYALDPKRAATGIVLNKKCKLAGTFTIDGTKPGEVVVKLQPTATVTARLLDSDGAPLARATVVGHVRADEKTRPTGFYGTSDKDGNVRIEVVPPGVPVTGEVRQFTGKKNLRFVVPGFDNVVLKPGEVRDLGDVKISTEGKDQ